The DNA region CCGGCGAAAGCAAGCACTTTCTGCTCGAAATTCATCCCGACCGAATCGGAGGCAACGGTGAAATCGAACATTATATGCTGGAGCTCACGGTCACGGATGCCAATGGCAATGTCCAAAAACAAACCACCCCGATTCGTGTATGGGACCAGGATGATGCCAGAGAGCCGAGCCTGCCGCTGAAATTTGATTATAGATATGACACGATCCAGCCTTATTTCAGCGATCCCGCGATCCGAAATGCCAGCGAGCAGGCGATCAAGGATTGGTTCTATTTCTTTGATATGGAGCCCTTCGATACCGTCCCGGCGAACTCGGAAGTCACCCGGCTGCCGCAGGATAATTTTGACGGGCATATCTCGGTGACCAATAATGAGCCTTACAACGGAATGTGGGTCTACCTCAGAGGGCTTAACGAGCCATATTCCACTGGGGGAGCGTCCGACAACGGGAAATATCATAAACGTAACGGAGTGACGGTTCCCGACAGAATCCATCGTTCGCTTCTCACCATTTTGGACTTTTACGATACTGCGACGCCGTTTAGCTCGCTGGATGATGAGAAATGGTACCTGACGGAGATGTCAGACACCTCTACGGACGTGTACGGACTCATCATGCACGAATTCGGGCATGCGCTTGCGTTTTCCCACAGCTGGAGAGGGATGGCTGCCTATAAACGCAGCGGAGGAACGGCGGACAATATCGTCGCGTACCAAGGGGGTCCGGTTCCGTTGGATGACACCTACCATATTCCTGGAGAACCGCAATACTGGGACCGGATCAGCGGGCAGAACGGCGGCCGTACACATCTCTTTCACAACAAGCGCTGGATGCTGACCAAACTGACGCTGTTGATTGCGGAAAAAGCGGGCTGGACATTGAATCGTTCACTGACGCCTTTCCTTAGCCCTGCCATTAAAAACACTCCGGTTCCCAATGCTAAGCCAGGACAGAATTATGAGCTGAAGCTTCAGGCGGAAGGCGGAGTCCCTTTCTATGATTGGAATATTGCAGGGGGAACCCTGCCGGAGGGATTGACGCTGGACCGTTTTACGGGCAAGATCGCGGGAAAAGTATCCGGTGGGGCCAAAGGCAGCTACAGGTTTACGGTACAACTCCGGGATTATGACGAAAAGAGTGCCCCGGTTCAAAAGGAATTCACATTAAATGTCGGCCAGGGAGAACTGGCGGGAGATTACTTGTTTGATGAAAAACAGGCCGAGGATTCCGGTATCGCCCTGGATTATTCCGGTGCGAGCCATGATGCTGCCGTTTATCATGCTTCTCGGACGGACGGCGCAAGAGGCGGAGGATTGGGCTTGAACGGTTTGTCAAGCTACATGAAGCTTCCGGATCGGATGCTGAAAGGAGCCCAGGACTTCACCTTCTCCGCATGGGTAAACGTGGCCGGGAGTCCGGCTGCCTCATCCTCCGGCAACTCTGATATAAACGCAGCCAACGTGCGCATTTTCGATTTTGGCTCACGCCCAGGCAAATCCATGGCGTTATCCATCGAAGCTGGCGGAACGTTACGCTTGACGGCACCGGGCCCGCAGGGGACCGGAGCCGTGAACATTTCTGGCAGCGGCGTAACATCCGGACAATGGCATCATGCGGCGGTCACCGTATCTGGAAGCACGGCAATCCTTTACCTGGATGGGGCTGAGCTGGCCAAGACCTCGGATGTGAATCCAGGCAGCATCCGATCCCTTCTGAATGGGGCGAACAAGTATATCGGAAAGTCCGGGACGAACGAACATTATTTTGCCGGAAGTCTCGATGAAATCAAGCTCTATTCGCGTGCGCTGCTTGCGGCCGATATCGCCGCTCTTGCCGCGGATAAACCATCTCCGCCCGTTGTCGAACCGCCGGGACCGATAAATCCAAACGTAGCGGTTGAAGGAAACGTTACGGCCTCCTACGTCTCGCCTTGGGAAAGCCTGGTGGGACTAAATGATGAATACGAGCCGACGAGCTCGGCGGACAGGGGGCACCCGATCTACGGGAACTGGGATACCCGTGGGACCGAGCAGTGGGTGCAGTATGATTTTGACCGGCCGTTTACCCTCTCGTCAAGTGAGGTATACTGGTTTGCCGATCATGACGGGATCGATCTGCCAGCGTCGTTTTACATCCAGTATTGGACGGGAACCGATTGGGTGAAGGTGCCTGATCCTTCCGAATATGGCGTTCTTCCGGATCAATATAATGTGACCTCCTTCGATCCGGTAACAACGACGAAAATCCGCCTAACCATGAAGGCCAAGGCAACGACATCCACAGGCATTCAACAGTGGAAGGTGATTGGAACATCCACAAGCGAATAGGGGGGCATGACATGGGTTTGGTTAAAGAGGATGAAAGCATCGTAATCAAGGATATGGAGACGCTGTATTTAGGCAATCTGGCCACGGTGGAATTCGACCTCCGCTTGCCCCTGGAAGGGAAATACGGCTCAAAAATCAACTGGACATCAGGGGATTCCCGCTTTCTCCATGACGACGGTACGGTAACCCGGCCGAAATACGGCATTGGCAAACGCACAGTTCCGCTGCGCGCAACGTTTCGATATGGCGATTGCATCAAGGAAAAAGTCTTTGAAGTGACCATTTTGGAGGAAAAGAATCAAATTCGGGTGTCACGGATTTATCCGATACTGCTGAAAGAGGAAAAGGGGCGGCCGTTTTATTTGCCGACGGTCGCCGTGGTCGAAACGACCGAGGGCGAGATCATTTCCCATGCGGTGGATTGGGAACAGGGGGAGGCATGCATTGTCGATGAGCCCGGTCCTATCATGTTTAAAGGGGTCCTGAAAGACACGGCGATTCCGGTAAGTGCGGAAGTTTGGATGGCAGCCGGGCAGCTTGAACGGGAAACGATGGACACCACTCCTGCCGTGCACGGCTTTCCCGCTGATGCGGTAGCGCTGAAGGACGGGACCGTCTTTAAAGCGGCTCAGGACAGAAGCCTGGTCTTTTTGAGAAATGTCAATGACGACCAGATGTTATATAATTTCAGGGCTGCCGCCGGACTGGATACACGCGGAGCTCCGGAAATGACCGGTTGGGATTCGCCCGACTGCTTGCTGAGGGGGCATACGACCGGGCACTATCTGTCCGCGCTGGCATTGTGCTATGCGACTTCGGGGGATGAGGACATCAAGCGGAAGGCAGAGTACATGATCGCTTCGCTGGAAGAATGCCAGCAGGCTTTTGCAGGCCAATCCGGAATTCATGCCGGCTTCCTCAGCGGTTACACAGAGGAACAATTTGACCAGTTGGAGAAGTTTACCCGCTATCCGGAAATATGGGCTCCTTACTACACCCTGCACAAGATCTTTGCCGGGTTGCTGGACTGCTACCGCCATTTGGGAATTCGTACGGCGCTGACGATCGCCGATCAGCTTGGCGACTGGGTGTATCATCGTTTGAACAGGCTCCCTAACCGCGTGCTCAAAACCATGTGGAGCATGTACATCGCCGGCGAATTTGGCGGCATGAACGAATCGCTTGCCGAGTTATACTCCATGACGCATAAGCCCGAACATCTGGCGGCGGCCAACCTGTTTGAAAACGATCGTCTGTTTGTCCCGCTGCGCGCGGGTATTGATGCCCTTGGCGGCCTCCATGCCAACCAGCATATCCCTCAGGTCATCGGCGCCCTGAAAATATTCCAGGCTACCGGGGAGAAGGTGTATTACGACATGTCCCGTTTTTTTTGGCAGGCCGTTACGAGTTCGCATATCTATTCGATCGGCGGCACGGGAGAAGGCGAAATGTTCCGGCAGCCAGACAGAATTGGAGAGTGTCTCAGCGATAGAACCGCGGAAACTTGCGCCTCGTACAACATGCTGAAATTGACGAAGGAATTGTTTGTGTATCATCCGGCAACGGAATATATGGATTATTACGAGCGTACGATGTTTAATCACATTTTGGCCTCCTGCGATCATCAACCGACGGGAGGCAGCACGTATTTCATGCCGTTGGCACCCGGCAGGACAAAGTCTTTTGACGTAGCGGGGAATACCTGCTGCCATGGCACCGGATTGGAGAACCATTTTAAATATTCGGAGGCGATTTATCATTACGATGAATCCGCGCTATATGTTAATTTGTTGATCCCTTCGACCCTCCATTGGCGGGAACGGCAGGTGAAGCTGGCGCTGGACGCGGAGCGATACGATCCAGGTAAAGTGACGCTGCGGGTGGAGGGGACAGGGGCTTTTACATTGAAGATTCGTCGTCCTTACTGGGCCGGGCCGGATTGCGGAATGGAGATCAACGGCCAGCCAGCCGACATGGCTAACGACCCTGAAGGGTATATGTGCATCAGACGGGATTGGCAGGATGGAGACGAGATCAAGCTTTTCTTCGACTGCAGGCTCCGCGTGGAAACGGCGCCGGATCGGAAGGAACTGGTGTCTCTTGCGTATGGGCCGTAC from Paenibacillus sp. JNUCC-31 includes:
- a CDS encoding LamG-like jellyroll fold domain-containing protein — protein: MKKWLSMALSFALLFSLCAFPAAAEPVKPDSTTGEAKIIDIFGRTLNDYGVELVDWQGYIANPYVKLNVVPPKDAAYPLTIDIKAKGTSRLMMDRPSTLSETGAAKTLTFQNTGESKHFLLEIHPDRIGGNGEIEHYMLELTVTDANGNVQKQTTPIRVWDQDDAREPSLPLKFDYRYDTIQPYFSDPAIRNASEQAIKDWFYFFDMEPFDTVPANSEVTRLPQDNFDGHISVTNNEPYNGMWVYLRGLNEPYSTGGASDNGKYHKRNGVTVPDRIHRSLLTILDFYDTATPFSSLDDEKWYLTEMSDTSTDVYGLIMHEFGHALAFSHSWRGMAAYKRSGGTADNIVAYQGGPVPLDDTYHIPGEPQYWDRISGQNGGRTHLFHNKRWMLTKLTLLIAEKAGWTLNRSLTPFLSPAIKNTPVPNAKPGQNYELKLQAEGGVPFYDWNIAGGTLPEGLTLDRFTGKIAGKVSGGAKGSYRFTVQLRDYDEKSAPVQKEFTLNVGQGELAGDYLFDEKQAEDSGIALDYSGASHDAAVYHASRTDGARGGGLGLNGLSSYMKLPDRMLKGAQDFTFSAWVNVAGSPAASSSGNSDINAANVRIFDFGSRPGKSMALSIEAGGTLRLTAPGPQGTGAVNISGSGVTSGQWHHAAVTVSGSTAILYLDGAELAKTSDVNPGSIRSLLNGANKYIGKSGTNEHYFAGSLDEIKLYSRALLAADIAALAADKPSPPVVEPPGPINPNVAVEGNVTASYVSPWESLVGLNDEYEPTSSADRGHPIYGNWDTRGTEQWVQYDFDRPFTLSSSEVYWFADHDGIDLPASFYIQYWTGTDWVKVPDPSEYGVLPDQYNVTSFDPVTTTKIRLTMKAKATTSTGIQQWKVIGTSTSE
- a CDS encoding beta-L-arabinofuranosidase domain-containing protein — encoded protein: MGLVKEDESIVIKDMETLYLGNLATVEFDLRLPLEGKYGSKINWTSGDSRFLHDDGTVTRPKYGIGKRTVPLRATFRYGDCIKEKVFEVTILEEKNQIRVSRIYPILLKEEKGRPFYLPTVAVVETTEGEIISHAVDWEQGEACIVDEPGPIMFKGVLKDTAIPVSAEVWMAAGQLERETMDTTPAVHGFPADAVALKDGTVFKAAQDRSLVFLRNVNDDQMLYNFRAAAGLDTRGAPEMTGWDSPDCLLRGHTTGHYLSALALCYATSGDEDIKRKAEYMIASLEECQQAFAGQSGIHAGFLSGYTEEQFDQLEKFTRYPEIWAPYYTLHKIFAGLLDCYRHLGIRTALTIADQLGDWVYHRLNRLPNRVLKTMWSMYIAGEFGGMNESLAELYSMTHKPEHLAAANLFENDRLFVPLRAGIDALGGLHANQHIPQVIGALKIFQATGEKVYYDMSRFFWQAVTSSHIYSIGGTGEGEMFRQPDRIGECLSDRTAETCASYNMLKLTKELFVYHPATEYMDYYERTMFNHILASCDHQPTGGSTYFMPLAPGRTKSFDVAGNTCCHGTGLENHFKYSEAIYHYDESALYVNLLIPSTLHWRERQVKLALDAERYDPGKVTLRVEGTGAFTLKIRRPYWAGPDCGMEINGQPADMANDPEGYMCIRRDWQDGDEIKLFFDCRLRVETAPDRKELVSLAYGPYILAALSEESDYLRLQLREDALQESFTKETGPHGFAFRYAEDDLLFIPLANVFHERYHVYIERDTMLQ